The following coding sequences are from one Chelonoidis abingdonii isolate Lonesome George chromosome 4, CheloAbing_2.0, whole genome shotgun sequence window:
- the ZDHHC22 gene encoding palmitoyltransferase ZDHHC22, translating into MLVLRVLNVVAPAYFLCISLVTFVLQLFLFIPSMFKDPSTTPLFSPALLHGALFLFLSANALGNYILVIQNSPEDLGKCLNSGRGAEVVADQPDRSRSPCSALPSTHFCRLCARVTQRHDHHCFFTGNCIGSRNMRNFIMFCLYTSLACLDSLVAGVAYISAVLSMSFANPLAFLTLLPHSISQFFSGALLSSEMLVILMLYLWLGIGLACAGFCSHQILLILRGQTRYQVRKGMVVRARPWRKNLQDVFGKRWLIGLLIPMLNVGSNYHRHKDK; encoded by the exons ATGCTAGTTCTCAGGGTGCTCAATGTTGTTGCTCCAGCCTACTTCCTGTGCATCTCCTTAGTGACCTTCGTCCTCCAGCTCTTTCTCTTCATCCCCAGCATGTTCAAAGACCCTTCCACCACCCCACTTTTCTCTCCGGCTCTGCTGCATGGggccctcttcctcttcctctcagcTAATGCCCTGGGGAACTACATCCTTGTGATACAGAACTCCCCTGAAGACCTGGGCAAGTGCCTGAACTCGGGCAGAGGAGCCGAAGTGGTAGCGGACCAGCCGGACAGAAGCAGGTCCCCTTGCTCAGCCTTGCCCAGCACCCACTTCTGTAGACTGTGTGCCAGAGTCACCCAAAGGCATGACCACCACTGTTTCTTCACAGGGAACTGCATCGGGAGCAGGAACATGCGGAACTTCATCATGTTCTGCCTCTACACCTCCTTGGCTTGTCTCGACTCCCTGGTGGCAGGGGTGGCTTACATTTCTGCAGTGCTCTCTATGTCCTTTGCAAACCCACTGGCCTTCCTCACCCTCCTGCCTCACTCCATCAGCCAGTTCTTCTCAG GAGCTCTTCTTAGCTCTGAAATGCTTGTCATTCTCATGCTGTACCTCTGGCTTGGAATTGGACTTGCCTGTGCTGGCTTCTGTTCCCACCAGATACTGTTGATTTTACGAGGGCAAACTCGCTACCAGGTGCGGAAGGGGATGGTGGTAAGAGCCCGGCCCTGGAGGAAGAACCTGCAGGATGTCTTTGGGAAGAGGTGGCTAATAGGACTTCTCATTCCTATGCTAAATGTGGGAAGTAACTATCACAGGCATAAAGACAAGTAA